Proteins from one Gimesia maris genomic window:
- a CDS encoding Rieske (2Fe-2S) protein, with protein sequence MTTYHTIAKTGTIPEGEGRAFHVEGLMIAVFLKEGKYTAINDFCPHQGAPLSTGYVDEEGAVTCPWHAWRFCINEGTWLDNPKSKLQVPVYPVRIEGDEIQVGLDLEKEENSSSE encoded by the coding sequence GTGACCACTTATCATACCATTGCAAAAACCGGTACGATCCCCGAAGGAGAAGGCCGGGCTTTTCATGTGGAAGGACTGATGATTGCCGTCTTTCTCAAAGAGGGGAAATACACGGCCATCAACGACTTCTGCCCGCATCAGGGTGCGCCCCTTTCAACCGGTTATGTAGATGAAGAGGGAGCAGTCACCTGCCCGTGGCATGCCTGGCGTTTCTGTATCAATGAAGGAACCTGGCTGGACAATCCGAAATCCAAACTCCAGGTTCCTGTCTACCCGGTGCGTATTGAAGGCGATGAAATACAGGTCGGCCTGGATCTGGAGAAAGAAGAGAACTCCTCTTCAGAGTGA
- a CDS encoding creatininase family protein → MSDTSSAKEILLHKHTRREFRERMQSGELKACIIPVAATEQHLEHLAMEHDWRSVMLVATEVARLLSPEVIVAPSMNIGISEHHMRHPGTLSALPGSWLSVLFDTIRSMQHAGFTNILVLNGHGGNIAPCLGMWGQFQQRLEINLHFESYWNLLPEEVALANLKTKRWPGHAQEFETAFAMAAFPENVRLEAMQEQDDKEPLEATAEAGQNMIDEIVKQVAKYVAGMIDGSNTAEIPPFHT, encoded by the coding sequence ATGTCAGATACCTCTTCTGCAAAAGAAATACTGCTCCATAAACATACCCGCCGTGAATTTCGCGAACGGATGCAATCAGGTGAACTAAAAGCATGTATCATTCCCGTTGCTGCCACCGAGCAACATCTGGAACACCTGGCGATGGAACATGACTGGCGAAGTGTGATGCTGGTAGCAACGGAAGTCGCCCGCCTGCTCTCACCGGAAGTCATTGTCGCCCCGTCAATGAATATTGGTATCAGCGAGCACCATATGCGGCATCCGGGCACGCTGTCAGCTCTTCCGGGCAGTTGGTTGAGCGTTTTGTTTGATACGATTCGCAGCATGCAGCATGCGGGATTCACTAATATTCTGGTATTGAATGGACATGGCGGGAACATTGCTCCCTGCCTGGGAATGTGGGGACAGTTTCAGCAGCGTCTTGAAATCAATCTGCATTTTGAGTCGTACTGGAATTTACTGCCCGAAGAAGTCGCACTGGCGAACCTGAAAACGAAACGCTGGCCGGGGCATGCCCAGGAATTTGAAACGGCATTTGCGATGGCCGCTTTCCCGGAAAATGTTCGCCTGGAAGCCATGCAGGAGCAGGATGATAAAGAACCCCTGGAAGCGACAGCAGAAGCGGGACAAAATATGATTGACGAAATCGTGAAGCAGGTGGCAAAATATGTGGCTGGTATGATCGACGGATCAAATACTGCTGAAATTCCCCCGTTTCATACCTGA
- a CDS encoding DUF4350 domain-containing protein produces the protein MNPPSRNKRERRNAGWIWLFFLCLLIPLHLWFPELGTGALDDSYSASASGKKAFFLLLELESYNTERNRVPISVFLQTLDYDETLCLLGPARYPNPQEWSAILSWVEEGGHLVITANHDHPEFEIDALNISVKYLDETERENLPVVESEKKGTEDESEDKQKDLDSSDLLSLLNDQHSLLDGQATTVFPDAPSIIWQTNAQVISESGQKLISVGETQQAIRQMHGEGVIVVAASSKIFSNQSMIDGGSVPAFRLIESAEAPDYFVVDESLNASGTSKVVALLIDPTFRPLTIQLLITLLIFGWWHSTRFGPVLTSHILPRHNIVSHTDNVGNLHFKNGNGRALLYSYLKQLFTELHLRRFRGKEHRVIDPIARRMKTDPEKIAAFLKHVSQLSKSKKIKRHQMGDLIRRLAEIRQAARHGKQQG, from the coding sequence ATGAATCCGCCTTCCAGAAACAAGCGTGAGCGAAGAAACGCCGGCTGGATCTGGCTGTTCTTTCTCTGCCTGCTCATTCCCCTGCATCTCTGGTTTCCAGAACTGGGTACGGGTGCGCTCGACGATTCTTATAGCGCGTCAGCCAGCGGAAAGAAAGCATTTTTTCTGTTACTCGAACTGGAATCCTACAACACGGAACGAAACCGTGTCCCGATCTCCGTCTTCCTGCAGACTTTGGATTATGATGAAACCCTCTGCCTCCTGGGACCCGCCCGCTATCCAAACCCCCAGGAATGGTCTGCCATCCTGTCATGGGTTGAAGAAGGCGGGCACCTCGTAATTACAGCGAATCACGATCATCCAGAATTTGAAATCGACGCCCTGAACATTAGCGTCAAGTATCTGGACGAAACCGAACGGGAAAATCTACCGGTTGTGGAATCGGAAAAAAAAGGAACGGAAGACGAAAGCGAGGACAAACAAAAAGACCTTGATTCTTCTGATCTACTCTCACTTCTGAATGATCAACATAGTCTGCTTGACGGACAGGCCACGACTGTATTCCCGGATGCCCCCTCAATCATCTGGCAAACGAATGCCCAGGTGATCTCCGAATCAGGCCAGAAACTTATTTCGGTGGGTGAAACACAACAGGCAATCCGGCAGATGCATGGTGAGGGTGTGATAGTCGTCGCAGCCTCCTCCAAAATCTTTTCAAACCAGTCAATGATTGATGGCGGCAGTGTTCCCGCATTTCGGCTGATTGAATCAGCTGAAGCGCCGGACTATTTCGTTGTTGATGAATCCTTGAATGCTTCGGGAACTTCAAAAGTTGTCGCGTTACTGATCGACCCCACCTTCCGCCCGTTGACTATTCAATTGCTGATCACATTGCTGATTTTTGGCTGGTGGCATAGCACCCGCTTTGGGCCTGTTCTCACGTCACACATCCTGCCACGTCACAACATCGTTTCCCATACAGATAACGTCGGCAACTTACATTTTAAAAATGGAAATGGCCGTGCTCTGTTATACTCTTACCTCAAACAGTTATTTACCGAACTCCACCTGAGACGTTTTCGCGGAAAAGAGCATCGCGTGATCGATCCGATAGCGCGGCGGATGAAAACAGATCCGGAAAAAATCGCGGCGTTCCTGAAGCATGTCTCCCAGCTTTCGAAATCCAAAAAGATTAAACGGCATCAGATGGGTGATCTCATTCGCAGACTGGCGGAAATTCGACAGGCGGCCCGACATGGGAAACAGCAGGGATAA
- a CDS encoding RDD family protein, which translates to MASTITLDETSPATDDVVEPFIPGNREILGLEMQVETPENVVLSYQLAGPSQRYVAYLIDFLIRTMMLVAIFMFFIAPLMELLMPGAMLGLFLVIMFLNTWGYYTISETFFKGKSIGKHACGLRVIREGGYPITFWPSLLRNLARSADSIIFYGVGITSMLLTRRFQRLGDLLAGTVVVQERSLELPRKPIILNKIKPLDKNDIGSFLPRDEVLSLIDEFIGRRHVLTYERGHALAAQLAKRLAKRLHYSGDEKKVSEYPMAFLASVYKTFSFSQDQEEQELVDEYNKRSEMPGEDTYE; encoded by the coding sequence ATGGCATCGACGATCACTTTAGATGAGACCAGCCCCGCCACAGACGATGTCGTAGAACCTTTTATTCCAGGTAATCGAGAGATTCTCGGTTTGGAAATGCAGGTGGAAACGCCGGAAAATGTAGTGCTGTCTTATCAGCTCGCCGGACCCTCACAGCGTTATGTCGCATACCTGATTGATTTTCTGATTCGGACGATGATGTTAGTCGCGATATTCATGTTTTTCATTGCCCCCCTGATGGAGCTGCTGATGCCCGGGGCCATGCTGGGGTTGTTCCTTGTCATCATGTTTCTCAATACCTGGGGCTATTACACGATCTCAGAAACGTTCTTCAAAGGCAAATCGATTGGGAAACATGCCTGTGGACTGCGCGTCATTCGCGAAGGAGGTTATCCGATAACCTTCTGGCCTTCGCTGTTGAGAAACCTCGCCCGTAGTGCGGATTCCATTATTTTTTATGGAGTCGGCATTACATCGATGTTGCTGACGCGGCGTTTCCAGAGACTGGGAGACCTGCTGGCCGGCACGGTTGTGGTCCAGGAACGTTCTCTGGAACTGCCGAGAAAACCGATCATTTTGAATAAGATTAAACCTCTTGATAAAAATGACATCGGTAGCTTTCTTCCCCGTGACGAAGTTCTCTCGCTGATCGACGAATTCATCGGTCGCAGACACGTATTGACTTACGAACGGGGGCATGCCCTGGCAGCGCAGCTGGCAAAAAGACTGGCAAAAAGACTGCATTATAGCGGAGATGAGAAAAAGGTATCAGAGTACCCCATGGCGTTTCTGGCTTCGGTATATAAAACATTCAGTTTCAGCCAGGACCAGGAAGAACAGGAACTGGTGGACGAATACAACAAACGATCTGAAATGCCGGGGGAGGATACTTATGAATAA
- a CDS encoding metal-dependent hydrolase — MVTNITWLGHSTFQIETAGKKILLDPFFTGNPSAPLDAEQVEADAIIVSHGHGDHVGDTVDIAKRTGALVIANFEIIEWMGKQGVENVHPQHIGGAHQYDFGTVKLTIAHHGSMLPDGSNGGSPCGILLKLDGGTIYFAADTGLFYDMKLIGEEGIDMAMLPIGDNFTMGPADSVKATRLIQPKRVLPMHYNTWPLIEQDVSAWADQIRGQTAAEPVVLQPGESCSL; from the coding sequence ATGGTTACAAATATCACCTGGCTGGGGCATTCTACCTTTCAGATTGAAACCGCCGGTAAAAAAATCCTGCTGGACCCCTTCTTCACAGGCAATCCCTCTGCACCTCTGGATGCAGAACAGGTAGAAGCTGATGCGATAATTGTCAGCCACGGCCACGGCGATCATGTCGGTGATACGGTCGATATCGCCAAACGGACCGGAGCACTGGTGATTGCCAATTTCGAGATCATTGAGTGGATGGGAAAACAGGGAGTTGAAAATGTGCACCCCCAGCATATCGGCGGGGCGCACCAATACGACTTTGGGACGGTCAAACTGACAATAGCCCATCATGGTTCCATGCTGCCGGATGGAAGTAACGGGGGAAGTCCCTGTGGAATCCTGCTGAAACTGGATGGAGGAACCATTTACTTCGCTGCGGACACCGGTTTATTTTATGACATGAAGCTGATTGGCGAAGAAGGCATAGATATGGCGATGCTTCCCATCGGCGATAATTTCACCATGGGGCCGGCAGACTCAGTGAAGGCAACCAGGCTGATTCAACCGAAGCGAGTGCTGCCCATGCACTACAATACCTGGCCGCTCATTGAACAGGATGTTTCCGCCTGGGCTGATCAGATTCGCGGACAGACTGCTGCGGAACCAGTCGTGCTGCAACCGGGTGAATCCTGCTCACTCTGA
- a CDS encoding prenyltransferase/squalene oxidase repeat-containing protein produces the protein MPTFNQIPRTICIWILLLMACVGTSQAADSPLTADRQQELKKIQMQGVNFLKNSQLEDGLWTTETVPGISALVTTALLESGVPASDPVVAKALKRLEGYVQKDGGIYYEKSNHRNYETCISIMAFHAANKDGRYNSTIKNAEKFLRGLQWDEGEGIESSDTAYGGAGYGGHSRPDLSNTQFLIEALKKAGAKADDPAIQKALVFVSRTQNLESEYNTTPFASKIDDGGFYYTPAAGGTSQAGTTPDGGLRSYGSMTYAGLKSMIYAGVNEDDKRVKAANEWIRRHYTLKENPGMELMGLFYYFHTFAKALDAMKVDQFKDAEGTQHNWRAELIEQLASLQQENGSWSNKQKRWYESDPNLATAYALLALSYCQPAK, from the coding sequence ATGCCCACTTTTAACCAAATTCCGAGGACCATCTGTATCTGGATACTGCTGTTGATGGCCTGTGTTGGAACCAGTCAGGCTGCGGACTCACCGCTTACTGCTGACAGACAACAGGAATTGAAAAAAATCCAGATGCAGGGAGTCAACTTCCTGAAGAACAGCCAGCTGGAAGATGGGCTCTGGACCACAGAAACTGTGCCCGGGATCAGTGCGCTGGTGACCACGGCACTTCTGGAGAGCGGAGTTCCCGCCAGTGACCCTGTCGTCGCGAAAGCACTCAAGCGACTGGAAGGGTATGTCCAGAAAGATGGTGGTATCTATTATGAAAAAAGTAACCACCGCAATTACGAAACCTGTATTTCGATCATGGCTTTTCATGCAGCCAACAAAGACGGGCGATATAACAGTACGATTAAGAATGCCGAGAAATTTTTGCGTGGCTTACAGTGGGATGAAGGCGAAGGAATCGAAAGCTCGGATACAGCTTATGGCGGCGCTGGTTACGGCGGGCATTCACGTCCGGATTTATCCAACACGCAATTCCTGATCGAAGCCTTAAAGAAGGCAGGGGCAAAAGCCGACGATCCGGCTATTCAGAAAGCACTGGTTTTTGTCTCACGAACCCAAAATCTGGAATCCGAATATAATACGACTCCATTTGCGTCCAAAATTGATGATGGCGGATTTTATTATACACCTGCAGCTGGTGGGACGTCACAGGCAGGAACAACACCCGATGGGGGACTGCGTTCGTATGGCAGTATGACTTATGCCGGTCTGAAAAGTATGATCTACGCTGGTGTCAATGAAGATGATAAACGGGTCAAGGCAGCCAATGAGTGGATTCGACGTCATTATACGTTGAAAGAAAATCCCGGCATGGAACTGATGGGGCTGTTCTATTACTTTCATACGTTTGCCAAAGCACTGGATGCGATGAAAGTGGATCAGTTCAAAGATGCCGAGGGCACCCAGCACAACTGGCGGGCTGAATTGATCGAACAGCTGGCCAGTCTGCAGCAGGAGAATGGCAGCTGGTCGAATAAGCAGAAACGCTGGTATGAATCAGATCCGAATCTGGCAACCGCTTATGCTTTACTGGCCTTGTCTTATTGTCAGCCTGCTAAATAA
- a CDS encoding stage II sporulation protein M, giving the protein MNKHKFIQKRRPQWKKFELFLKESSGKSLSKLPADKISTFSQLLREISHDLATIRSRGWGHELMSYLNDLVARGHNLFYSAPPTNFGRFYQYLAADFPRLFRANIGYFLIACLLFFLPMGVSWCVVQNNPDLASRVIPEEYMTQFDHMYGEEGGLNSDTENTTEGDTNSEEAEDPATGTFGDQRAAMAGFYINNNVGIALKCFALGVLLGIGTVYTLLFNGIFLGAVSGYIISQGNGDRFLSFVISHGSFELTAIAVAGGAGLMLGNAIIHPGQRTRFQSLQLRGLEAVQIAGGAAAMLVIAAMIEAFWSPADFPNEVKYAVGSGLWLIVFLYLTFAGLQTDSRFRLRRSSTTPPQEGDQHR; this is encoded by the coding sequence ATGAATAAGCATAAATTTATTCAAAAACGCCGTCCCCAATGGAAAAAATTTGAACTGTTTCTTAAAGAGTCGTCCGGCAAATCACTTTCCAAGCTTCCCGCAGATAAGATTTCCACTTTTTCTCAATTACTGCGAGAAATCTCACACGATCTGGCTACCATCCGCTCTCGTGGCTGGGGGCATGAGCTGATGTCTTACCTGAACGATCTGGTCGCACGGGGACACAATCTGTTTTACAGCGCTCCACCAACAAATTTTGGGAGGTTTTATCAATATCTGGCAGCTGATTTCCCCCGATTATTTCGGGCGAACATCGGGTACTTTCTGATTGCCTGTCTGTTATTTTTTCTGCCAATGGGAGTCAGCTGGTGTGTGGTTCAAAACAACCCCGATCTGGCATCCCGTGTCATTCCCGAAGAATATATGACTCAATTTGACCATATGTACGGTGAAGAGGGTGGTCTCAACTCTGATACAGAAAACACAACTGAAGGTGATACGAATTCGGAAGAAGCAGAAGATCCTGCAACCGGGACTTTTGGCGATCAACGTGCAGCCATGGCTGGTTTTTATATCAACAATAATGTCGGCATTGCACTCAAATGTTTTGCTTTAGGAGTCCTGCTGGGTATTGGTACGGTTTACACTCTGTTATTTAACGGAATTTTTCTGGGAGCGGTCTCCGGGTACATCATCAGTCAGGGCAATGGCGACCGTTTTCTAAGTTTTGTCATTTCTCATGGTTCATTTGAATTAACGGCGATTGCGGTCGCAGGAGGCGCAGGACTGATGCTGGGGAATGCGATTATCCATCCCGGACAGCGTACCCGGTTTCAATCTCTTCAGTTACGAGGTCTGGAAGCGGTTCAAATTGCCGGGGGAGCCGCTGCCATGCTGGTCATTGCCGCAATGATTGAAGCATTCTGGTCCCCTGCAGATTTTCCGAATGAAGTAAAATACGCAGTTGGCAGCGGGCTCTGGCTGATTGTGTTTCTTTATCTTACTTTCGCAGGACTACAGACAGACAGCCGTTTCCGGTTACGTCGCAGTTCAACAACTCCACCGCAGGAAGGAGATCAGCATCGATGA
- a CDS encoding GNAT family N-acetyltransferase — protein MLDIQIDQATREDCEIIADFNIQLALETESKHLDRDLVRTGVLESLGDVRGCQYFVARYQNHVVGQIMFTREWSDWRNGEFWWFQSVYVSPDYRRQGIFQQLSQHVQSLAESNPDVVGLRLYVEAENERAQSTYRQLGFKFPGYQVMEKMLDR, from the coding sequence ATGCTGGATATCCAAATCGATCAGGCAACCCGGGAAGACTGTGAGATCATTGCCGATTTTAACATTCAGCTCGCTCTGGAAACGGAATCCAAACACCTGGACCGGGACCTGGTTCGAACTGGCGTACTGGAATCACTGGGAGATGTACGGGGATGCCAGTACTTTGTAGCCCGTTATCAGAATCATGTCGTGGGCCAGATCATGTTCACACGAGAATGGAGTGACTGGCGTAATGGTGAATTCTGGTGGTTCCAGAGCGTCTATGTCTCTCCCGACTATCGACGACAGGGTATTTTTCAGCAACTGTCGCAACACGTACAATCGCTGGCGGAATCCAATCCGGATGTCGTTGGCCTCAGACTTTATGTTGAAGCTGAAAATGAACGCGCTCAATCAACTTACCGGCAGCTGGGCTTCAAATTCCCCGGATACCAAGTGATGGAAAAAATGCTGGATCGTTGA
- a CDS encoding sulfatase family protein has product MINPFYAMSCLLLILFAQPALSLGLAADRPNLISIVTDDQGRWAMGLYGNRQIHTPHMDQIGKQGAVFTNAFVATPVCSPSRATFLSGRFPTELKITDWISSEEAQEGAGLTAMTWPEVLQQHGYQTALIGKWHLGELNQFHPHEKGFGHFMGFLAGGTRPMNPTLEIKGETQKRKGSLPDLLVDDAINFIRTSKDKPFALCLHFRAPHTPYGPVPEQDSAHYEGMKIDVPITPGVIPEQIRQKNKEYYASVSSVDRNIGRLLKELDQLRLAENTLVIFTSDHGYNNGRHGVSTKGNGHWIAGGVTGPKRPNMWDTSIRVPLVMRWPAVIKPGTQFDEIVSNIDMFKFVLGALKIPQPANLKLHGIDYSPLLFGQPAPVRKALFGQYDLHNNGLAYLRMIRTPKLKYVKHYRARNMDELYDLETDPGENTNLLQRRTRKNWQDTADLLEDQLIEWQKSIQDPILEPAYE; this is encoded by the coding sequence ATGATCAATCCGTTCTATGCAATGTCATGCCTGTTGCTGATCCTGTTTGCCCAGCCGGCTCTCTCTCTGGGCCTGGCTGCCGACCGGCCCAATCTGATTTCGATTGTGACCGACGACCAGGGACGCTGGGCCATGGGGCTGTATGGGAACCGACAGATTCATACGCCGCACATGGATCAGATTGGAAAACAGGGGGCAGTCTTCACCAATGCATTTGTAGCAACTCCTGTCTGCTCACCCAGTCGGGCGACGTTTCTCTCCGGCAGATTTCCGACAGAGTTGAAGATTACCGACTGGATTTCATCCGAGGAAGCGCAAGAGGGAGCCGGCCTCACAGCGATGACCTGGCCGGAAGTATTGCAGCAACATGGGTATCAGACTGCTTTAATCGGTAAATGGCATCTGGGTGAATTGAATCAGTTCCATCCGCATGAAAAGGGTTTTGGACACTTCATGGGATTTCTTGCAGGGGGCACACGTCCCATGAATCCCACACTGGAAATCAAGGGAGAGACGCAAAAACGGAAAGGCTCCCTGCCCGATCTGCTGGTAGATGACGCGATCAATTTTATCCGTACATCCAAAGATAAACCCTTTGCACTCTGCCTGCATTTCAGAGCTCCACATACTCCCTATGGTCCTGTTCCCGAACAGGATTCAGCACATTACGAAGGAATGAAAATTGATGTGCCCATCACCCCAGGAGTAATTCCCGAACAGATTCGTCAGAAAAATAAAGAATACTATGCGAGTGTCTCTTCGGTCGATCGTAATATCGGTCGCCTGCTGAAGGAACTCGACCAGCTGCGACTTGCAGAGAATACGCTGGTCATCTTCACCAGTGATCACGGTTATAACAATGGTCGCCACGGAGTCAGCACCAAAGGAAACGGCCACTGGATTGCCGGGGGAGTGACAGGACCCAAACGCCCTAACATGTGGGACACTTCCATCCGCGTGCCACTGGTGATGCGCTGGCCCGCCGTGATTAAACCGGGGACTCAATTCGACGAAATAGTATCAAATATAGACATGTTCAAATTTGTATTAGGTGCGTTGAAAATTCCGCAACCGGCGAATCTCAAGCTACACGGAATCGACTATTCCCCTTTACTGTTTGGGCAACCCGCGCCTGTCAGGAAAGCGCTGTTCGGTCAATATGATCTGCATAACAATGGATTAGCCTATCTCCGAATGATCAGGACCCCCAAACTGAAGTACGTTAAACATTATCGTGCCCGGAATATGGATGAATTGTATGATCTGGAAACGGATCCCGGAGAAAACACGAATCTGCTGCAGCGCCGCACGAGAAAAAACTGGCAGGATACTGCTGATCTGCTGGAGGACCAGCTGATTGAATGGCAAAAATCGATCCAGGATCCAATTCTTGAACCTGCTTATGAATAA